The genomic interval atttattgttgtatatttGCGACCTGAAAGTCTGAAAGATTgcaaagggcttggttcactaataccacagtcacacatacggcgcagatagctacgtttagctacggatagaaacgtagtaatccgtatcgatccgtaccttagccgtacggactggtacagattgatacgggttactactttaaggtacggctcaggtacggatcgatacggataactacgtttctatccgtggctagacgtagctatccgcgccgtatgtgtgactaggGTATTATGTATGAAAATGGCACCGAATTAAGCCGTATTATACAATACTTATTCTACGTCGATACAATGCTGTCCGTAACAAGTAAGCAACATGCTtcaattaaaagtaaataactttgaaaaataatgtgttgttgtgtttatatattactccaaacatgacccacttttcaaaaaaatgggatttttctACGAAATTTGAgcctttatttatgattttcgccttggcggcatcctttaccagtcttaatattttaaccactACTTTGTACATTAGAAAccaacaaaaagtgcaaaaatcatcgctggtgagctatgccgccatattcaaaaaggaaaaaaaacgtCCGTTTCCAAGACATATTTCCTTTCCGTTCTTTATCTCTGTGGTCAATAAATGGCGTCTGTAGCAACTGTCAACGATGTAAACAACGCAGAATTATCGTCATTTTTTCATTGACAAGGTAGTCTTTCctatcattatttaaaagaataaaggTAACCTTTTGTTacgatttattttttcaatgataatatCTGTTTACTCGGCATAGAATCATACTACTGCACCGTTGATGTTGCGGTTCACAAAATGCAAGGCAAATCTCAAGCACGATTTTTGTAGCCTAAGAAAGTACATGAACCTTTGAAGTAATAATCAAAAGTGCTGTAAGTGACATGaaaaggtacaaaaaaaaaataaagacaaaaatatagTAGTGAATCGTCTGCAGGCCTGATCGTAAAGCGTTCAAGTAGTGTTATTTCTCCGCATTATTACGTAACGGGTTAGAGCGTTTGCCTTGCAAACTAAGGGTCGTGTGTTCGAAACCTTCCTtaccattcttttttttttgtttttttttttttgttatacacAATTgtacatcttttttaaaaataatatttcattataaatctaaatgtatacaaaaaacggagttatacatgtacaaaaaaggTTGTTTacgattgttttctttttcaaacataattttggtagATCTTTGATGTGTTATCTAGATGGAACATGTAACATACCGTAATCTAAGCtcggaaatatattttttacagatgCCAGGGATTAGACTTCCCTTCAATTGTGTAGTCTGTAACATCCGAACAACCCCGAAAAGCAGACGTAAAATCAATGTACAGCTTAAACAGCAAATGTAAAACGCTTTCCATTTACAGTCAAAGAAACTGATGTTATCTGCAATAAATGTCGATTTAAGCACTTCTACAAATCGCAACCTGTTTCTACCTTAAGATATGAAGAAGTAAACAGTGATcttgttcgcagggaggaagttgttctttctcgctgtcggataggtcatacccgtttgactcactcttaccttttgaatgaagaagatcaacccgaatgtgtaccatgtcaaacaccgctaactattaaacacattttaatcgactgtgtggactttgctacacaacgcagtacattatgacgttcaatctttgagagaattgtttgacaacgtttcagtcggaaatattttatcgtttttaaagcagttaggaatatatcaaaagatctaacatttcttatttttatttacatcttgcaatattattacgtttgcagctgatattttaacacacacgtacatacatttttacattactgttttagatatgctttacatttttacatggatgcttttagatatgttttacattattcatagtgttctttacatttttacatggatgtttttaggtatgctttacatttttacatcaatgtttaggctttacagttggtgtttgcaatatgacttcttctcggcgatatatgaccattttatgtcgattcgccgtaaaacccaactcactcactcactcactcacttaatAGTGATGATGACTTTAATCCCCCAATTTCTAAAAGATGTGCTATTGCAAGCCAACCGTCTGTAAGGCTGAGCATTACAGCTACACCAAAGTCACATTCAAGGTGCTTTATCTGTAAAAGGCCGGGACCAAAATTAATAGTCGTTCAAGCTGAGGCTAGATTTTCAGTTTTTGCTGAACATAACATTATAATTAAGAGTGGGACACGATGTTGCCCAGTACATATGGATGAAAGTAGATTAAAAGATGATGCACTAAAATCAGCAAACAGGGCAGAATCAGCTTATGTAAATCGCGCTACCGTTCTTGAACTGTTGACAAAACTGAGCGAAGCATGTAAGAGATGTACCAAACGTTTTGATTTTTCGTCACTTACTGATGACGAATATGTAGATTTGACGGGGAAATAAGCAAGACGGCATTCGatgatattttttgttgtgtCGAAGGTCACATACGAAATACACCGACAAGAGATGTTCGAACAAATCTTGGAATATTTTTCTTCAAGCTGCGATCTGGTCTATCCAACAAACTGCTTTCGATGATATTTGGCATTACAAAGTCAAGCATACGGAGAGCCATCACTTCCGTCAGACTGGCGTTAATGGCAAAGTTTGTACCCCACGATCTTGGTTTGCAGCGTATTTCCAGACAAGACCTAATAGAGAGCCATACACGTCAGCTGGCGACAACACTATTCACAAATGGATCTGGCGATTCTTCACGTCTAATTTTAGTGCTTGATGgtacatatatttacattcaaaaaGAGTCAAAACCACCACTTCCAACGAAGATCGTACAGCATTCATAAAGGCAGACCACTAGTTAAGCCGATGGTTATCGTTACAACAACAGGATACTACCTTACAGTCGTTGGTCCTTATCTTTCGGATGGGAAGAATCGTGATGCTAAAATCCTCAACCATATACTAAATGGGAATATGGAGGACATAAAATCATACATACGCCCGGATGACATATTTGTTGTCGACAGAGGCTTCAGAGATTCCCTTCAACTCTTAGaggtataaatattttaaaacattactttataaatgCACAGTCACGTACATACTATATTGAAATGCTATTGGATTCagtaatacaatgtattttatttttcaccGCACACCAATAGCTCTACTGGTTTTAATTCGAACATGTATACGCAAATAAAAATCtaatatgtaaatattatcaGTTGCTTAATTAGACATCACAAGATACTAATTGTATCGGTAAGGCATAAAGGTTTGGGTCAGAATTCAGTAATAATTATGTTAGTGGGCGGTAACGGTAAAAAGTTCAAAGgtaatcattttaatatttacaaatgagAATTACCAactatttatttgtgttttttttatcttcagACTTAGGAATACACACAGAGATGCCTTCATACAAATGAGAATTACCAactatttatttgtgttttttttatcttcagGACTTAGGAATACAGACAGAGATGCCTTCATTTTTACGGAAAGGTCAATCACAGTTTGATACGGAGGTAGCAACACTAGCAGACTAGTCACAAAGATATTTTCGTTATACCAGTATGTCTATCAGTTTCACTTAATTGTGTCGTCTGCTAGCAGACATACATATCTGGCCTAGGTTTTCGTCTGCCTCATATTACAACCAGCCACCACTTAAAAGGTCGTCTGCAATTCTTTGTTTTGTTAAAACGTttatgtcataaaatatgttCATATTAATAGAAAgggagtaaaattatttgtttatgaTTGTAGTGTTGCTATTGCTGCACATAAAAGAAttagtatttggcgggaatcacatgatcaaaataactTCTAAACAAATGTATTATCTTTTGAATTAACCTCTCAGTTGAATTCTTAATTCTACATAATACATAGCCTATAATATGGCTGAGAAAATGTGTAACCATTACAAACTTCTAATAATTATGGACACTTTCAAGTTCCATGATGTGCTTCAAACAATCAGACTTAATCAATTAGTCTAACTGTAATACATCTACACGTGCATATTATAGGCTAATATTTTCCCTCTTTTTTTGTATTCTAGAGATTATTTTCATCATGTTATTTTCTTCAGTGAAATTAATATTTGCTGGTTATTTTTTTCCAGATCAGGTGGGTAGTTGAGTCAGCAAATGCTCGAATTAAGCGATTGAAGTATTTTGATCGAGTGTTGCCGAACAGTCAGGTACCATTTATTGGCgatttcattaaaatcatatgtACTGTTTGCAACAAATAACTACCGTCACTTTCATCCTCTACTGAGGATGATGAGAACCAAGCACAGCATATGCTGCAGTTGGCAGCAAACGTAAACGCGTTGAAGTCTGAGATTGAAGACGGTAAGCTAGAAAAACGCCATGTTGTTTGGATACCAGTGCACGCAACAGAGCTAGAGGAATTTCCACGATTGAGTGAGGATGAGCTTCGAAACCTTACATGTGGAGTCTATCAGCTGAAACTGGGCCCTGGTTATATTGCAAGGTGACGCAGACATTCATGTTCACAAGGAATACAGTGCACTTATTCGTGTACGCCTGCAAAGTCGCCACATCTCTGCAGAGCAGTACACACTCTGGATTAAGTTTAATCCGTCTGAAGTGATTGGATGGTATTGTGAATGTCGGTCTGGGGCAAGAGTTGTAGGCATGTCTGCACACTGTGCTGCTGTAATATGGTTTCTTAGTTATGCTAAACAGCGTTATGTGAATGGGATTGGAGTCCGAGATTGGTGCGAGTACCTTGATGACGCCAGTGTTATTCCGCCTACCATAGACAGCTCAGATTCGGAGAGTGATTAAATTGTACATATTAACTGCTTAGGGGAGTATACAATACATCTTTGTTAATCATATGCTCTGTAATTGTAAGATATATGGTAGTAATgtacattcttgcataccagacggggctTTCCGGTATTTTTaacggtgctggaaaaatccatcttacaccccggggtgtaagatgactctcgtgctgtaaatgacgtattacgacctacatatatgtagaagatttatgtagtacgttatattttatttaaaaaccggaataaaaattcaataccttgacagttcctactggttcctgatagtatatttctcgattcaaatcatgttattttatcaacaattcataacgttacgctgcagctgataaaacaaaaccgaaactaaacgttgttatttgtttttaaatgtaacgacgtttttcctgtttacggacgttaagttcccgcgctttgtttaaatacactgctataagaaatagttctgaAAAGAAAGCCGTtagattgattttattattatcattatttcttgaaattggtatgcaagaaaaagatacTTTCCCTGGTTATAGGTGCAAATGGAAATATCCGTCTCTgtggtaactgtttaggcggtaactcggcagggagcctcattaccgcctaaacagttaccctcgaggccggatattcccatctgcacataCAACCAGTAAAAGAATCTTCTATTTTGTCATTACGACAGTAAGATTATATAGATCTGCGAATATTTCCTGCAGTATTCAAACTGCACGTAATCATTCCAGTCGGCAGTATCAATTTCATATATtcccttttcatgaacaattaatttaactgtctgaaatcacaaaatatgtaaaatttgtaaaacatacattggattattgtagaaacaatttagtttttgtatgccttattatgtattattgcCGTTAGTATCATCTAACTCTTTTAATACGATTAAGACATTTAATAAGGCAAATTTCTAAAACAATTACTGTGTGTTAAATGAGGTTATGTAGTATTATGTTTACTGAATTAactgcgtaaccatggaaacgtttttctgttgttctatattatttcttgaataaaaaaattgtttgaagaacacttttcagtgatgcatttttttaatttttttacctgTAATGGTAAATGCTGAAAGTGTTCTACAATAAATTACCAGAAACGTCATAATTGTTGTCTCATTGTAGCATATACTGCAACTCcattgtaaccatagcaacagaaatgtattatattatttatgaataatgatctCCACAAACAAAGTACCTAtgttactttttaaaagaatgatataaattggttttattccataaaaagcagacatagcaaatattctcatttttatctctgtttccatggcaaccgtatTTTTTGGCCTCAAATTATAGGCGTTGCTTAGGGTTATATCTTGGCATATGTGAATCTTAATTATACGTTCTGATATAATTGTTATAGGAGATTTTCCTGtttccataaaaaaaatcaattggtTGCCATGGCCACAGcagaatttcaaatgaaataaaatatgagattttgcattatgagttgttgatcattcattataataatatttcaacaacatttcatgTTGTGCCATTTTCACCTataagtgaaccaagccctttcTGATGCGAAATGTAAGTATAGCAGTGTTGATTTTGATTGAAATTATCCCATTTTTTAATTGCAAAAAGGAAGAAGTCAATCAAGAAATTATAACGAAAAACATATTACAGCTTTATTAAATACGTTCACATATGGGTGTCTATTCCTATTTCAGTATATAATTAAGCTTATAATCAatgaaaagtaattttatttctcCCCGTTATTTCTTATTCTAACAATTTCTACCTAGCGCTCTTCGTCTGTTAATTTTTATCCAGCTTTGCTACCCGACAACATGTTTCATGAGGTAACAACAAAACAAGTTTGAAGAAACCAGTTTAATTAAGTGAAAACTGTGGAGGTAAACACAAAATGATTGTTACCATAATTACGATAGAGTTTTTATTGATTGcaccataaaataaaagaagttggAAGAAATTTCTAGTGAAATCATAAGTATACAACTCTACATAGTCCAAAACATAGTCCAATTTGGCAATATTTAGTGTTTCATATTGGGCCATGATATTAACCTGTAACCCACGATATAGTGAGGGACTATATTTACCATAAACTTTAAGTTATTATCGTATAGAAATTTGGatcaatgaatatttattttcatacgacaaaaataaataaataaaaggttagtgtagatttcccggaagcacagagcacctcaaACAAAGCCACAGATCCATGCATGATTGCAAAACAGCCCCTCGAGAAAAGGAAACAGTAGGGGATAGATATAGCAGACAGACTTCTTCAAATAACCCAACAATAAGTACATTTGAATTTTATGCAAACTTTAAAATGGATTAGTGGTAGATAAATGAGTGTAGTGTTAGGGAAGTGGAAAAAAGCAAGCATGAATATTCAAAACAGAAAGCCACGCTAATGCATTTACTTGGATTTATTCATTCGTAGGATCACATAAAAGTCAAATGACTTTCCAGCTGGCAGACTTTTCAAAAGGGGTGTAAACATGTCAGAAAAGCCTGTTCATAGATTTACAAAAGTCAAATTGATGACcttattaaacaaacaaaagtgtTTTACAAGTAAGCgaattttaaaattatgattcatatacacaaaattacatttaaaaaaaaaaaaaaaaaaaaaaaaaaaaaaaaaaaaaaaaaaaagatagaaggAATAAATTGGGACAACCTCCTGGACGGTAAGTGAAAAAAAACACGAGAGTTGAAATCACTTAATCATGCACTATATCTCACTCACTCATAATCCCCACTATGTCCTTAAGTTACAGGAAACTAAATAAAATTACCCCGGCCGGTTGAGTCCCTTACACACGTAATGGTAAAGTGGAAATGCATGCCACCGTCCAAGCCCTttagcctcgggttgagcagaactcaacattttatAAGTACAAACAATTCATAAACATCCACGGATGTGTTCAAAAGGCTGTGCACTTGGAACCTtcagtgtaattccatgaaaagcggcgtatggtccccagttaaaataatgggcttgGCCTAAACGAGAAACCAGCGGACAGAACTAAACAACCTGGACTTCAGGATAaagagcctgcatatcacagaaactgccagaagacaaaattaaaaagcaggcaccatatctaaaaaacaaagacaaatatcaaacaaggaatgccacataccaaaatcgctgcctccccaaaacgaaacctacagcacacaGACGTGCACACAGGTCAAAGCTTTTACAGCAGCTGAAAATAGTGTTGCTTTAcatggcaaacgtaattttgatcgaTTTAGGTGGCTGACAACACCATAGCCTAGCTTTAAGTTATCTTTTGAACCGCCCGTATAAATAGCAAAATAATCCTAAAAAGTAGTATAATGACGTTAAAATGCACTTATTTCATTCAgtat from Mercenaria mercenaria strain notata chromosome 2, MADL_Memer_1, whole genome shotgun sequence carries:
- the LOC128548946 gene encoding uncharacterized protein LOC128548946, with the protein product MVIVTTTGYYLTVVGPYLSDGKNRDAKILNHILNGNMEDIKSYIRPDDIFVVDRGFRDSLQLLEDLGIQTEMPSFLRKGQSQFDTEIRWVVESANARIKRLKYFDRVLPNSQEYSALIRVRLQSRHISAEQYTLWIKFNPSEVIGWYCECRSGARVVGMSAHCAAVIWFLSYAKQRYVNGIGVRDWCEYLDDASVIPPTIDSSDSESD